The following are encoded in a window of Sphaerisporangium siamense genomic DNA:
- a CDS encoding TIGR03364 family FAD-dependent oxidoreductase gives MTNGLLRRPERADVVVVGAGIVGLAHACEALARGRSVVVVERDERAVGASVRNFGHGCVTAQDGTALAYARTARETWVRLARSAGFWLRESGTVVLARAEDEMAVLEEFHALRGDEAVPLDRAGVEARVPAGPDVVGGAWLPMDVRVDPREAVPATAAWLAARGVRFLWGTAALAVEPGLVRTSRGDLAAGHVVVAVGHDVDRHFPEIADEAGLVRCGLQMMRVRGPAAGAVDAAVLSGFSLMKYPGFASCPSLSALRDRLTGGHAELVAAGLNLMLTQRPDGDLTVGDTHTYARTLDPFGHEHLDEGILAQVANLLGTPLTVRERWRGVYASAPGRDFLVATPAPGVRVVSVTSGVGMTTAFGLAPAVLDGLLA, from the coding sequence ATGACAAATGGACTCCTCCGGCGGCCGGAGCGGGCCGACGTGGTCGTGGTGGGCGCCGGCATCGTCGGCCTCGCCCACGCCTGCGAGGCCCTCGCCCGGGGCAGGTCGGTCGTGGTCGTGGAACGCGACGAGCGCGCGGTCGGCGCGTCGGTGCGCAACTTCGGGCACGGCTGCGTCACCGCCCAGGACGGCACCGCGCTCGCCTACGCCAGGACGGCCAGGGAAACCTGGGTGCGCCTGGCGAGGTCGGCCGGGTTCTGGCTGCGCGAGAGCGGCACGGTGGTCCTCGCCCGGGCCGAGGACGAGATGGCCGTGCTGGAGGAGTTCCACGCGCTGCGCGGCGACGAGGCCGTGCCCCTGGACCGCGCGGGCGTCGAAGCCCGCGTGCCCGCGGGGCCGGACGTCGTCGGGGGCGCGTGGCTGCCCATGGACGTCCGCGTGGACCCGCGCGAGGCCGTCCCCGCGACCGCGGCCTGGCTCGCCGCGCGGGGCGTGCGCTTCCTGTGGGGCACGGCGGCCCTCGCCGTCGAGCCGGGCCTGGTCCGCACGAGCAGGGGAGACCTGGCGGCCGGCCACGTCGTGGTCGCCGTCGGGCACGACGTGGACCGGCACTTCCCCGAGATCGCCGACGAGGCGGGGCTGGTCCGCTGCGGCCTGCAGATGATGCGGGTGCGCGGCCCGGCGGCGGGCGCCGTGGACGCGGCCGTCCTCAGCGGGTTCTCGCTGATGAAGTACCCCGGCTTCGCCTCCTGCCCGTCGCTCTCCGCCCTCCGGGACCGCCTGACCGGCGGGCACGCCGAACTGGTGGCCGCCGGGCTGAACCTCATGCTCACCCAGCGCCCCGACGGCGACCTCACCGTCGGCGACACCCACACCTACGCCCGCACGCTCGACCCGTTCGGCCACGAGCACCTGGACGAGGGCATCCTCGCCCAGGTCGCGAACCTGCTCGGCACTCCGCTCACCGTGCGGGAGCGCTGGCGGGGCGTGTACGCCTCCGCGCCCGGCCGCGACTTCCTGGTCGCGACCCCGGCCCCGGGCGTCCGGGTGGTCTCGGTGACCTCCGGGGTCGGCATGACCACGGCGTTCGGGCTGGCCCCGGCGGTCCTGGACGGACTGCTCGCCTAG
- a CDS encoding GntR family transcriptional regulator gives MDDPLHQRIADDLRRRIAAGLLAPGDPLPSESRLCAQWSASRGPVRQALAALRAEGLIGGGRGRPPVVRGGPVPQPFETLLSFTRWAESLGRVPGQRLLEIARRPARAEVADALEIDEGEPVVELLRLRLLDGRPAMIERTAFAEPVGRLLFDFDPGSGSVYAYLAARGVALAVARHVFDAVAADPLDSSLLGVPEGAPLLRELRRASGESGEPCEYSDDRYRPDLVTFTIENAQRAHPSFSRSRRPDPAAAHPDRGGT, from the coding sequence GTGGACGACCCCCTGCACCAGCGCATCGCCGACGACCTGCGCCGCCGCATCGCCGCCGGCCTGCTCGCCCCCGGCGACCCGCTGCCCTCGGAGTCGCGGCTCTGCGCCCAGTGGTCGGCCTCCCGCGGCCCGGTGCGCCAGGCCCTCGCCGCGCTGCGCGCCGAGGGGCTGATCGGCGGCGGCCGGGGCCGTCCCCCCGTCGTGCGCGGCGGCCCGGTGCCGCAGCCGTTCGAGACGCTGCTGTCGTTCACCCGCTGGGCCGAGAGCCTCGGCCGCGTGCCCGGCCAGCGGCTGCTGGAGATCGCGCGCAGGCCCGCCCGCGCCGAGGTCGCCGACGCCCTGGAGATCGACGAGGGCGAGCCCGTGGTCGAGCTGCTGCGGCTGCGCCTGCTGGACGGCAGGCCCGCCATGATCGAGCGCACCGCGTTCGCCGAGCCGGTCGGCCGGCTGCTGTTCGACTTCGACCCCGGCTCCGGATCCGTCTACGCCTACCTGGCGGCCCGGGGCGTGGCCCTCGCCGTCGCCCGGCACGTCTTCGACGCCGTCGCCGCCGATCCCCTCGACTCCTCGCTGCTCGGCGTCCCCGAGGGCGCGCCGCTACTGCGCGAGCTGCGGCGCGCGTCCGGCGAGTCCGGCGAGCCGTGCGAGTACTCCGACGACCGCTACCGGCCCGACCTGGTGACCTTCACCATCGAGAACGCCCAGCGGGCGCACCCGTCCTTCAGCCGTTCCCGGCGGCCCGACCCCGCGGCCGCGCACCCCGACCGAGGTGGCACATGA
- a CDS encoding phosphonatase-like hydrolase gives MTIELMVLDIAGTTVEEYGAVYDALADAVTAAGGRPSTTDIQRWMGAGKREAVAHLLADHLGPVGDATVDAAFADFRARLDKAYRDRPPVALPGVPEALARVRAAGVKVALTTGFDREVTTGLLGTLGWDATVVDAVVCVDDVPAGRPAPYMIFRAMEATGVHDVSRVLVAGDTVRDLQAGTNAGAGFVVGVLTGKLDAVTLGAERHTHILPGVTGLPALL, from the coding sequence ATGACGATCGAACTCATGGTCCTGGACATCGCCGGCACGACCGTCGAGGAGTACGGGGCCGTCTACGACGCGCTCGCCGACGCCGTCACCGCGGCGGGCGGGCGGCCGTCCACCACGGACATCCAGCGGTGGATGGGGGCCGGCAAGCGCGAGGCCGTCGCCCACCTGCTGGCCGATCACCTCGGCCCGGTGGGCGACGCCACCGTGGACGCCGCCTTCGCCGACTTCCGCGCCCGCCTGGACAAGGCGTACCGCGACCGGCCGCCGGTCGCCCTGCCCGGCGTGCCCGAGGCGCTGGCCCGCGTCCGCGCCGCCGGGGTCAAGGTCGCGCTCACCACCGGCTTCGACCGCGAGGTCACCACCGGCCTGCTCGGCACGCTCGGCTGGGACGCCACGGTGGTGGACGCCGTGGTGTGCGTGGACGACGTCCCCGCCGGGCGGCCCGCGCCCTACATGATCTTCCGGGCGATGGAGGCGACCGGCGTCCACGACGTCTCGCGCGTGCTGGTGGCGGGCGACACCGTCCGCGACCTCCAGGCGGGCACGAACGCCGGCGCCGGGTTCGTCGTCGGCGTGCTGACCGGCAAGCTGGACGCGGTCACGCTGGGCGCCGAGCGCCACACCCACATCCTGCCGGGCGTGACCGGCCTTCCCGCCCTGCTCTGA
- the nhaA gene encoding Na+/H+ antiporter NhaA, protein MTEFRQGDGPHSGRTTWGWRFDTPLREFLRTETGSAAILLAATLAALVWANLAPRSYEAIWGTHLSVSVGGAGVALDLRHWVNAGLMTLFFFVVGLEARREFDMGELRDRRRLLLPVVAGVGGMLVPIAVYLLFNGGRPSAYGWGAAMSTDTAFALGMLALVASRLPTRARTYMLTVTVVDDLVALAAITLFYSRDVSWPGLVVAIAIFGLTLLVKAARLRSGLIYVLLGAAAWVALLKSGVEPVVIGLAMGLLTYASPAARSDLERASDLFRLFREQPTAELARSASLGVAKAISPNHRLLQLYHPWTGYVIVPLFALANAGIPISGAFVERALRSPITLGIFFAYVLGKPVGIAGATWLVTRLSGGRVRAPVGWAALVSGGTIAGIGFTVSLLIATLAFEGPRLEEAKFGVLAAALAASLLTWLVSRLTSLLPRPVKIRALLGTAEPIVDLAAPVDPYRDHMRGPEDAPVTLVEYGDFECPYCGQAEPIVRELLAGFGDLRYVWRHLPLQDVHPSAQLAAEAAEAAAEQGAFWEMHDILLDHQGALLVTDLLAYAERIGLDVQRFHEDLEGHAGAERIAEDVDSADLSGVSGTPTFFVNGRRHEGAYDVATLSAAVRTAKARAYASRS, encoded by the coding sequence GTGACGGAATTTCGGCAAGGGGACGGACCGCACTCCGGACGGACCACATGGGGGTGGCGGTTCGACACCCCGCTGCGCGAGTTCCTCCGCACGGAGACGGGCAGCGCCGCGATCCTGCTCGCCGCCACGCTGGCCGCGCTCGTGTGGGCGAACCTCGCCCCTCGCTCGTACGAGGCGATCTGGGGCACGCACCTCTCGGTGAGCGTCGGCGGCGCCGGAGTCGCGCTGGACCTGCGGCACTGGGTCAACGCGGGCCTGATGACGCTCTTCTTCTTCGTCGTGGGCCTGGAGGCCCGCCGCGAGTTCGACATGGGCGAGCTGCGCGACCGGCGCAGGCTCCTGCTCCCCGTGGTGGCCGGCGTCGGCGGCATGCTGGTCCCGATCGCGGTCTACCTGCTGTTCAACGGGGGCCGGCCGTCGGCGTACGGCTGGGGCGCGGCGATGTCCACGGACACGGCCTTCGCCCTGGGGATGCTCGCCCTGGTCGCCTCCCGCCTGCCCACCCGCGCCCGCACGTACATGCTCACCGTCACCGTCGTGGACGACCTGGTGGCGCTGGCCGCGATCACGCTGTTCTACAGCCGCGACGTCTCCTGGCCGGGGCTCGTCGTCGCCATCGCCATCTTCGGGCTGACGCTGCTGGTCAAGGCCGCCCGCCTGCGCAGCGGGCTGATCTACGTGCTGCTCGGGGCCGCCGCCTGGGTGGCGCTGCTGAAGTCCGGCGTCGAGCCGGTCGTCATCGGCCTGGCCATGGGCCTGCTGACCTACGCCTCGCCCGCCGCCCGCTCCGACCTGGAGCGGGCCTCGGACCTGTTCCGGCTGTTCCGCGAGCAGCCGACCGCCGAGCTGGCCCGCTCGGCCAGCCTCGGCGTCGCCAAGGCGATCTCGCCGAACCACCGGCTGCTGCAGCTCTACCACCCCTGGACCGGCTACGTGATCGTGCCGCTGTTCGCGCTGGCCAACGCGGGCATTCCGATCAGCGGCGCCTTCGTGGAGCGCGCCCTGCGCTCGCCGATCACGCTCGGCATCTTCTTCGCCTACGTCCTCGGCAAGCCGGTCGGCATCGCCGGGGCGACGTGGCTGGTCACGCGGCTGAGCGGGGGGCGGGTGCGGGCACCGGTCGGCTGGGCGGCCCTGGTGAGCGGGGGCACGATCGCCGGGATCGGCTTCACGGTGTCGCTGCTGATCGCCACGCTGGCCTTCGAGGGGCCGCGGCTGGAGGAGGCCAAGTTCGGCGTGCTCGCCGCCGCGCTGGCCGCCTCCCTCCTGACCTGGCTGGTCTCGCGGCTGACCTCCCTGCTGCCGCGCCCGGTGAAGATCCGTGCGCTGCTCGGCACCGCCGAGCCGATCGTGGACCTGGCCGCGCCCGTGGACCCGTACCGCGACCACATGCGGGGCCCGGAGGACGCGCCGGTCACCCTCGTCGAGTACGGCGACTTCGAGTGCCCCTACTGCGGCCAGGCCGAGCCGATCGTCCGCGAGCTGCTGGCCGGGTTCGGCGACCTGCGGTACGTCTGGCGCCACCTGCCCTTGCAGGACGTCCACCCGTCCGCGCAGCTCGCCGCGGAGGCGGCCGAGGCGGCGGCGGAACAGGGGGCGTTCTGGGAGATGCACGACATCCTGCTCGACCACCAGGGTGCCTTGCTCGTCACCGACCTTCTCGCGTACGCCGAGCGGATCGGGCTGGACGTGCAGCGGTTCCACGAGGACCTGGAGGGCCACGCGGGCGCGGAGCGGATCGCCGAGGACGTCGACTCCGCCGACCTCAGCGGGGTGTCGGGGACGCCGACGTTCTTCGTCAACGGGCGGCGCCACGAGGGCGCCTACGACGTGGCGACCCTGTCGGCGGCCGTCCGCACGGCGAAGGCGCGGGCGTACGCGAGCCGGTCGTGA
- a CDS encoding DUF6295 family protein has protein sequence MCTYLTETFELDGAGKGGSGWFTVKQGMVYVDHPYHACHEHTVNIDFTNPSEGPSARVAVELTEESALALVEAIQKALAAAPPGIASGRRGG, from the coding sequence ATGTGCACGTACCTGACCGAGACGTTCGAGCTCGACGGCGCCGGCAAGGGCGGCTCCGGCTGGTTCACGGTGAAGCAGGGCATGGTCTACGTCGACCACCCCTACCACGCCTGCCACGAGCACACGGTGAACATCGACTTCACCAACCCGTCGGAGGGACCCTCCGCGCGGGTGGCCGTCGAGCTGACGGAGGAGTCGGCCCTGGCCCTGGTGGAGGCCATCCAGAAGGCGCTGGCCGCCGCGCCTCCCGGGATCGCCTCCGGGCGCCGCGGCGGCTAG